The proteins below are encoded in one region of Fibrella aestuarina BUZ 2:
- the lgt gene encoding prolipoprotein diacylglyceryl transferase: MLAYITWDADPVLFSVNAFTLFGINFGPFEIRWYGLLFAAGFLIGMQIMTHIFRKEKKPQEDLDALLIYMVLSTVLGARFGHYLFYEPEVLFRNPLEVILPPYRGLASHGATIGILTALWLYSRRKSSQLTGQTFLWTTDRIVIVVALAGACIRLGNLMNHEIVGLPTTLPWGFIFKYNNEYPVGVPRHPAQLYEALSMLTLFAVLLAIWNRSKENTPRGLLLGIFLIWCFGLRFFYEYLKENQVAFENTLPLNMGQILSIPAVLFGIYFVWHSRRTAIPKA, from the coding sequence ATGCTTGCCTACATCACCTGGGACGCGGACCCGGTTCTTTTCTCCGTCAACGCCTTTACACTTTTCGGCATCAATTTCGGTCCCTTTGAAATACGTTGGTATGGGTTGCTCTTTGCCGCTGGTTTCCTGATCGGCATGCAGATCATGACCCACATCTTCCGCAAAGAGAAAAAACCGCAGGAAGATCTCGACGCGCTGCTCATCTACATGGTGCTCTCCACCGTATTGGGTGCCCGCTTTGGTCATTACCTCTTCTATGAGCCCGAAGTGCTGTTTCGCAATCCACTCGAGGTGATCCTACCGCCCTACCGGGGGCTGGCCAGTCACGGAGCCACCATCGGTATCCTGACGGCCCTGTGGCTCTATTCACGCCGCAAATCGAGTCAGCTTACGGGCCAGACATTTCTTTGGACAACCGACCGCATCGTCATCGTGGTGGCACTGGCGGGGGCCTGTATCCGGCTCGGCAACCTGATGAACCACGAGATTGTGGGCCTGCCCACGACCTTGCCCTGGGGGTTCATCTTCAAATACAACAATGAGTATCCGGTGGGCGTACCCCGGCATCCGGCTCAGCTTTATGAGGCGCTCTCGATGCTGACGTTGTTTGCGGTACTGCTGGCGATCTGGAACCGATCGAAAGAAAACACGCCGCGCGGTTTGCTCCTTGGCATCTTCCTGATCTGGTGTTTCGGGCTGCGTTTCTTCTACGAATACCTGAAGGAAAATCAGGTGGCGTTTGAAAACACGCTTCCCCTCAACATGGGCCAGATTCTGAGTATCCCGGCGGTGCTCTTCGGTATTTATTTCGTCTGGCACAGCCGCCGGACGGCGATACCCAAGGCGTAG
- the yidD gene encoding membrane protein insertion efficiency factor YidD — MRYLLIAFVRFYQGAISPFFPNACRYTPTCSQYMVEALQKHGAFRGGWLGLKRIARCHPWGGHGYDPVP; from the coding sequence ATGCGTTACCTGCTGATTGCCTTCGTTCGTTTCTACCAGGGGGCGATTTCCCCCTTTTTTCCGAATGCCTGCCGGTATACGCCTACCTGCTCGCAATACATGGTCGAGGCTCTACAGAAACATGGCGCTTTCCGGGGGGGCTGGCTGGGCCTCAAACGCATAGCCCGCTGCCACCCCTGGGGCGGACACGGGTATGACCCCGTACCTTGA
- a CDS encoding metallophosphoesterase family protein, whose product MLAFLADTQAPMWIEALFLKKRNNVKATQAIFRELLQRRPETLYWLGDVVVLGYKNNAWPMVDTFLAHCDEVGIDVKAILGNHDVMGRPKKGQRNFQRRFADHVPTGYAHVTDGVGVILLNSNFSTLTLEQQKEQQAFYETTLTAYDADPAIQSVIVTCHHAPFSNSRLVGSSKPVQLRFVPPYLASKKAKLFITGHAHAFERFETGGKVFLVIGGGGGLHQPLYTDRHEDRAPDYKPMFHYLTVEPEGELLHVCSHRLTDDQTSFIDGYGFVV is encoded by the coding sequence TTGCTAGCTTTTCTTGCCGATACACAGGCGCCAATGTGGATTGAGGCCCTGTTCTTAAAGAAGCGGAACAACGTAAAGGCCACGCAGGCTATTTTCCGTGAATTGCTCCAACGCCGCCCCGAAACCCTCTATTGGCTGGGCGACGTGGTTGTGCTGGGCTACAAAAACAACGCCTGGCCCATGGTCGATACGTTTCTCGCACACTGCGATGAGGTCGGTATCGACGTAAAAGCGATTCTGGGTAACCACGACGTGATGGGCCGCCCCAAAAAAGGCCAGCGGAACTTCCAGCGGCGCTTTGCCGACCACGTCCCGACCGGCTACGCCCACGTAACCGACGGGGTAGGTGTGATTCTGCTCAACTCCAACTTCAGCACCCTGACGCTGGAGCAGCAGAAAGAACAACAGGCTTTCTACGAAACCACCCTGACGGCCTACGACGCCGACCCGGCGATTCAATCGGTTATTGTCACCTGCCACCACGCCCCGTTCTCCAACAGTCGGCTGGTTGGGTCGAGCAAGCCGGTGCAGCTGCGGTTTGTGCCGCCCTATCTGGCCTCCAAAAAAGCGAAGCTGTTTATCACGGGGCATGCCCATGCCTTCGAGCGCTTCGAAACGGGCGGTAAAGTTTTTCTGGTGATCGGGGGCGGGGGCGGCTTGCATCAGCCGCTCTATACCGACCGCCATGAAGATCGGGCGCCTGATTACAAACCCATGTTTCATTACCTGACCGTCGAACCCGAAGGCGAGTTACTCCACGTCTGCTCGCACCGCCTCACCGACGACCAGACCAGTTTCATCGACGGCTACGGGTTTGTAGTGTGA
- a CDS encoding glycerophosphodiester phosphodiesterase, producing MRSLSFQLILISLLGYLIGCRPGLDNTVPFPKQLGEGLNTEGAKLLYTQTRKACEGVYTIADGSDAFGDELAAKWSYTVKAPGDTTHYLTLFCEPQAAFFILEGRQVGDSLVFEGFWRRLVNSETGTARFIVQKGNGGSVLLDPACCQPIPPGQVVFRGFYGLGEEARRFPMSFVSNRPLNPKPFQILAHRGGGRTSDLLPASENSAEIIRLAPRLGATGVEIDIRQTKDGVPILYHDNQLNLRLTQKNGLIGPIEEYTYKQLSSFVRLINGEKIPTLEEALTAVVYDTPLETVWLDTKDVRDMELVRQIQQTYQQRANALGRRLTIYIGLPSEETVTQFEQLPNHQQTVSLCELDTATAKRINAKVWAPRWTLGNPIAETKAMQAQGRRVFIWTLDVPSFIEQFINDNTLDGILTNYAPVVAYYHYVKQ from the coding sequence ATGCGATCGCTTTCGTTTCAACTTATACTAATCAGCCTGTTGGGCTATCTGATCGGCTGCCGACCGGGCCTCGACAATACTGTGCCGTTTCCCAAGCAGTTGGGCGAGGGGCTCAATACGGAAGGCGCCAAACTGCTCTACACCCAGACGCGCAAAGCCTGCGAAGGCGTGTATACCATTGCCGATGGGTCCGACGCCTTTGGCGACGAATTGGCCGCCAAATGGTCGTATACGGTCAAGGCACCGGGCGATACCACCCACTACCTGACGCTTTTCTGCGAACCGCAGGCGGCTTTCTTTATTCTGGAAGGCCGGCAGGTGGGCGACTCGCTGGTCTTTGAAGGGTTCTGGCGGCGGTTGGTCAACTCCGAAACCGGCACGGCTCGTTTCATCGTGCAGAAAGGCAATGGCGGTAGCGTCTTGCTCGATCCGGCCTGTTGCCAGCCTATTCCGCCGGGGCAGGTTGTCTTTCGGGGTTTTTATGGTCTGGGCGAAGAGGCGCGGCGGTTTCCAATGTCGTTCGTGTCAAACCGGCCGCTGAATCCCAAGCCTTTCCAGATTCTGGCGCACCGGGGTGGCGGCCGTACCTCTGACCTGTTGCCTGCCTCCGAAAACTCGGCGGAGATTATCCGGCTGGCACCCCGCCTGGGCGCAACCGGCGTGGAGATCGACATCCGGCAAACCAAAGACGGCGTCCCGATCCTGTACCATGACAACCAGCTCAACCTGCGCCTGACCCAGAAAAACGGGCTGATCGGGCCGATCGAAGAATACACCTACAAGCAACTGTCGTCGTTTGTCCGGCTGATCAACGGGGAAAAAATCCCGACGCTTGAGGAGGCGCTTACGGCCGTTGTTTACGATACACCCCTCGAAACGGTCTGGCTCGACACCAAAGACGTGCGCGATATGGAACTGGTGCGGCAGATTCAGCAAACGTATCAGCAACGGGCCAATGCGCTGGGCCGACGGCTGACGATCTACATTGGCTTGCCTTCCGAAGAAACCGTGACGCAGTTTGAGCAGCTGCCTAACCATCAGCAGACGGTTTCGCTTTGTGAGCTGGATACGGCCACGGCCAAACGGATCAACGCCAAGGTCTGGGCACCGCGCTGGACCCTGGGTAACCCCATTGCCGAGACCAAGGCCATGCAGGCGCAGGGGCGGCGCGTCTTTATCTGGACGCTCGACGTACCCAGCTTCATTGAACAGTTCATTAATGACAATACCCTCGACGGTATCCTCACCAACTACGCGCCCGTTGTGGCTTATTACCACTATGTCAAGCAATAA
- a CDS encoding sodium:solute symporter, translated as MNSTTALIILIAYFAMLIGVSYYTSRGADTNTFFTANRQSPWYLVAFAMIGTSLSGVTFISVPGAVGGVFKGFEGYKGFFYFQVVLGYIIGYYVIATVLMPMYYRMNLISIYGYLEKRFGFWSYKTGAGFFLLARTVGSALRLYVAAGVLQLAIFNDLGIPFEASVAITILLIWLYTFKGGVKTIIITDTLQTTFLVTAVALTIVLIARQLNLNTSEVTAAIKSSPYSQVFFFDNFNDPRNFWKQFISGAFIAIVMTGLDQDLMQKNLTCKNIGEAQKNMFWFTITLTIVNFMFLCLGALLYIYANTKGIDVPAKTDNLYPMLALNHFGPVVGITFLLGITAATYASSDSALTALTTSFCIDFMEVERRPEAERSRIKHWVHIGFSVLFWVVIVIFNQFNNGDLITAVFDLAGYTYGPLLGLYAFGLFNKRPVRDGWVPLVCILSPFLTYYVNAHSKEWFNGYTFSFERLLLNGLFTYLGLWLLSRKSTSQPVTV; from the coding sequence ATGAATTCCACTACTGCGCTGATTATTCTGATTGCCTATTTTGCCATGCTGATCGGAGTGTCGTACTACACCTCGCGTGGGGCCGACACCAACACGTTTTTCACGGCTAACCGCCAGTCGCCCTGGTACTTAGTGGCCTTCGCCATGATCGGCACGTCGCTGTCGGGCGTCACGTTTATTTCGGTGCCGGGCGCCGTGGGCGGGGTCTTCAAAGGGTTCGAGGGCTACAAGGGCTTCTTCTACTTCCAGGTGGTGCTGGGCTACATCATCGGCTACTACGTCATCGCCACGGTGCTGATGCCGATGTACTACCGCATGAACCTGATTTCGATCTATGGGTATCTCGAAAAACGCTTCGGGTTCTGGTCATACAAGACTGGCGCGGGCTTTTTTCTGCTGGCCCGGACGGTCGGCTCGGCGCTGCGCCTCTACGTGGCGGCGGGTGTGCTGCAACTGGCCATTTTCAACGATCTGGGCATTCCCTTCGAAGCGTCGGTTGCCATCACCATCCTGCTGATCTGGCTCTACACGTTTAAGGGCGGGGTCAAAACGATCATCATCACCGATACGCTGCAAACGACCTTTCTGGTAACGGCAGTAGCCCTGACGATCGTGCTGATTGCCCGGCAACTGAACCTGAATACATCGGAAGTGACAGCGGCCATCAAAAGCAGCCCCTACTCGCAGGTATTCTTCTTCGACAATTTCAACGACCCGCGTAACTTCTGGAAGCAGTTTATTTCGGGCGCCTTCATTGCCATCGTGATGACGGGGCTGGATCAGGATCTGATGCAGAAAAACCTGACCTGCAAGAACATTGGCGAAGCCCAGAAAAACATGTTCTGGTTCACCATCACGCTCACCATCGTGAACTTCATGTTCCTGTGCCTGGGTGCGTTGCTGTACATCTATGCCAACACCAAGGGCATCGACGTACCCGCCAAAACCGACAACCTGTACCCGATGCTCGCGCTGAACCACTTCGGTCCGGTGGTAGGCATCACCTTCCTGCTAGGCATCACCGCCGCCACCTACGCCTCGTCGGACTCGGCCCTCACGGCGCTCACCACGTCTTTCTGCATCGACTTTATGGAGGTGGAACGGCGCCCCGAAGCCGAGCGGTCGCGCATTAAGCACTGGGTGCACATTGGGTTCTCGGTGCTGTTCTGGGTGGTGATCGTCATCTTCAATCAGTTCAACAACGGTGACCTGATCACGGCCGTGTTCGACCTGGCGGGCTATACCTACGGGCCCCTGCTGGGCCTTTATGCCTTCGGCCTGTTCAACAAACGCCCCGTCCGCGATGGGTGGGTGCCGCTCGTGTGTATCCTCTCCCCTTTCCTGACCTACTACGTGAATGCGCATTCGAAGGAGTGGTTCAACGGCTACACCTTCAGCTTCGAACGGCTACTGCTCAACGGCCTGTTCACGTACCTGGGCCTGTGGCTTCTGTCGCGCAAATCAACGTCGCAACCGGTAACGGTGTAG
- a CDS encoding ATP-dependent Clp protease adaptor ClpS, producing the protein MMPFSEPDVEVLDEVVETEVYNLVVFNDDVNTFEHVIDTLIDVVHHTPEQAEQCTLLIHYKGKCTVKNGGFEELVPMRNEICRRGISAEVLN; encoded by the coding sequence ATGATGCCGTTCTCAGAACCAGACGTTGAGGTATTGGACGAAGTCGTTGAGACAGAAGTCTACAACCTGGTAGTCTTCAACGACGACGTCAATACGTTTGAACACGTGATCGACACCCTGATCGACGTGGTGCACCACACGCCCGAACAGGCCGAACAATGCACTCTGCTGATCCACTACAAGGGCAAATGCACCGTCAAGAACGGTGGCTTTGAGGAGTTGGTCCCCATGCGAAATGAAATCTGCCGCCGGGGCATTTCTGCCGAGGTGCTTAACTGA
- the recR gene encoding recombination mediator RecR codes for MEFPSKLIEDAVTEVSKLPGIGKKTALRLVLHLLKRDEDQTQTLAQALVAARTKVQYCRKCHNLSDDTLCSICANPRRDGSTICVVEDTRDVLAIENTAQYKGLYHVLGGIISPVEGVGPSDLHIDSLLQRLTQQNEGDEPVKEIILALSPTMEGDTTAFYLQKKLRPFSLRVSTIARGIPIGGDLEYADEITLGRSIVSRIAYE; via the coding sequence ATGGAGTTTCCCTCGAAGCTTATTGAAGATGCGGTGACGGAGGTGTCGAAGCTGCCGGGCATTGGTAAAAAGACCGCCCTGCGGCTGGTGTTACACCTGCTGAAACGCGACGAAGACCAAACCCAGACGTTGGCGCAGGCGCTGGTGGCGGCCCGCACGAAAGTGCAATACTGCCGCAAATGCCACAACCTCTCCGACGACACGCTCTGCTCGATCTGCGCCAATCCACGCCGCGACGGCTCCACGATCTGCGTGGTGGAAGACACCCGCGACGTGCTGGCGATCGAAAATACGGCCCAATACAAAGGGCTCTACCACGTGCTGGGTGGCATCATCTCGCCCGTGGAAGGCGTTGGCCCCAGCGATCTGCACATCGACTCGCTGTTGCAGCGCCTGACCCAGCAAAACGAAGGCGACGAGCCCGTCAAAGAGATTATCCTGGCGCTCAGCCCCACGATGGAAGGCGACACCACGGCGTTCTATCTCCAGAAAAAACTACGGCCCTTCAGCCTGCGCGTATCGACCATTGCCCGGGGTATTCCCATCGGTGGTGACCTCGAATATGCCGACGAAATCACGCTTGGGCGCAGCATTGTGAGCCGCATAGCCTACGAATAG
- a CDS encoding ribulokinase, with product MIAYVIGLDFGTDSVRAVLVDASNGRELAQSVFTYPRWQAGLHCHPARNQFRQHPLDYIEGLETTIRAVLAASPEVDAADVRGIAVDTTGSTPVAVNADGVPLGLTPAFADNPNGHFVLWKDHTAVAEADEINQKARTWAETHPDEGDYTRFEGGIYSSEWFWAKIMHIVRTDEAVAQAAHSWMEHCDYIPLLLTGSSLADLKRSRCAAGHKALWHEGWNGLPSEAFLTYLDPKLAGLRDRLFSDTYTADQSTGTLSAEWATRLGLTTDTVVAVGTFDAHAGGIGGQIEPYSMVKVMGTSTCDMVVAPTADVADTLVRGICGQVDGSIVPGMLGLEAGQSAFGDLLAWFRRVLEWPLRLVDSSGTLSDEQKTALRQDIASRLMGELSTAAEAVDPELSSVLALDWVNGRRTPDANQTLKGAITGLNMGTGAPEIFRALVEAICFGSRTIVERFEGEGIPIRQVIGLGGVAKKSAFVMQTLADVLNRPIKIATSEQAPALGAAMYAAVAAGIHPDVPTAMQAMGSGFDATYTPIPANADRYERLFQRYKALGQFVEQNGK from the coding sequence ATGATAGCCTACGTAATTGGCCTCGACTTCGGTACAGACTCCGTGCGGGCGGTGCTGGTCGATGCCAGCAACGGGCGCGAACTGGCCCAGTCGGTATTCACGTACCCACGCTGGCAGGCCGGTCTGCATTGCCACCCGGCCCGCAATCAGTTTCGGCAACACCCCCTCGACTACATCGAAGGGCTTGAAACGACCATCCGGGCCGTGCTCGCCGCCTCGCCCGAAGTCGACGCCGCCGACGTGCGCGGCATCGCTGTCGATACCACCGGTTCCACGCCGGTTGCCGTCAATGCCGACGGGGTGCCGCTGGGCCTCACGCCCGCCTTTGCCGATAACCCCAACGGCCATTTTGTGCTGTGGAAAGACCACACGGCCGTAGCCGAAGCCGACGAAATCAACCAAAAGGCACGTACCTGGGCCGAAACCCACCCCGACGAAGGGGATTACACCCGCTTTGAGGGGGGTATCTATTCGTCGGAATGGTTCTGGGCCAAAATCATGCACATTGTCCGCACCGACGAGGCGGTGGCTCAGGCTGCGCACTCGTGGATGGAGCATTGCGATTACATCCCGCTGCTGCTCACCGGTTCGTCGCTGGCCGACCTGAAACGGAGCCGATGCGCGGCGGGCCACAAGGCACTTTGGCACGAAGGCTGGAACGGCCTGCCCTCGGAAGCGTTCCTGACGTACCTGGACCCCAAACTGGCCGGCCTGCGCGACCGTCTGTTCAGCGATACGTATACCGCCGATCAATCGACGGGAACACTTTCGGCCGAGTGGGCCACGCGCCTTGGCCTCACTACCGACACGGTCGTGGCCGTGGGTACGTTCGACGCCCACGCGGGTGGCATCGGCGGGCAGATTGAGCCCTATTCGATGGTGAAAGTGATGGGTACGTCGACCTGCGACATGGTGGTGGCACCCACCGCCGACGTGGCCGACACACTCGTGCGGGGCATCTGCGGCCAGGTCGATGGCTCCATCGTGCCCGGTATGCTCGGCCTTGAAGCGGGGCAGTCGGCCTTTGGCGATTTGCTGGCCTGGTTCCGGCGGGTGCTCGAGTGGCCGCTGCGGCTGGTCGACTCGTCAGGTACGTTGTCGGATGAGCAGAAAACGGCCCTCCGGCAGGACATCGCCAGTCGGCTGATGGGTGAACTCTCAACCGCCGCCGAAGCTGTCGACCCCGAGCTGAGCAGCGTACTGGCCCTGGATTGGGTCAACGGCCGCCGCACACCCGACGCCAACCAGACGCTGAAGGGGGCCATCACGGGCCTCAACATGGGCACTGGCGCCCCCGAAATTTTCCGGGCGTTGGTCGAAGCCATCTGCTTCGGTTCGCGGACCATCGTAGAGCGGTTTGAAGGCGAGGGTATCCCCATCCGGCAGGTAATTGGGCTGGGTGGCGTGGCCAAAAAATCGGCTTTCGTGATGCAGACCCTCGCCGACGTGCTGAATCGCCCCATCAAAATTGCTACCTCAGAACAGGCCCCTGCGCTCGGCGCGGCCATGTACGCCGCCGTCGCCGCCGGTATACACCCTGACGTACCCACGGCCATGCAGGCCATGGGCAGCGGGTTTGATGCCACCTACACACCCATCCCGGCCAACGCCGACCGCTACGAACGCCTGTTCCAGCGGTATAAAGCGCTGGGCCAATTTGTCGAGCAAAACGGTAAATAA
- a CDS encoding L-ribulose-5-phosphate 4-epimerase yields the protein MYNELKQACYEANMQLPKLGLVIFTFGNASVVDRERGVFAIKPSGVPYDTLSPDDIVIVDFDANVVEGSKRPSSDTKTHAVLYKNWAGLGGIVHTHSTYATAWAQTQLDIPILGTTHADHLTVDVPCAPPMDATMIEGDYEHETGNQILQEFARRGLTPDEVEMVLLANHAPFTWGKTIEKAVYNAGVLEAIAQMAYLSCTLRPDVNRLPASLIKKHYERKHGANSYYGQ from the coding sequence ATGTATAACGAATTAAAACAAGCCTGTTACGAGGCCAATATGCAGTTGCCGAAGCTGGGGCTGGTGATCTTTACCTTCGGGAATGCGAGCGTGGTCGATCGGGAGCGGGGCGTATTTGCCATCAAACCGAGCGGCGTTCCCTACGACACGCTCTCGCCCGACGACATCGTGATCGTTGATTTCGACGCCAACGTGGTGGAAGGCAGTAAGCGCCCCTCGTCGGATACGAAAACGCACGCGGTGCTGTACAAAAACTGGGCGGGCCTTGGCGGCATCGTGCATACGCACTCGACCTACGCGACGGCCTGGGCGCAGACCCAACTCGATATTCCGATCCTCGGCACCACCCACGCCGACCACCTGACGGTCGACGTACCCTGCGCCCCTCCGATGGACGCCACGATGATCGAAGGGGATTATGAACACGAAACGGGCAACCAGATTTTGCAGGAATTTGCCCGGCGCGGCCTGACCCCCGACGAGGTAGAAATGGTGCTGCTGGCCAACCACGCGCCCTTTACATGGGGTAAAACCATCGAAAAAGCAGTTTACAATGCAGGCGTGCTGGAAGCCATTGCCCAGATGGCTTACCTGAGCTGCACGCTGCGGCCCGACGTCAACCGCCTGCCCGCTTCCCTGATCAAAAAACACTACGAGCGCAAACACGGCGCCAATTCGTATTACGGACAATGA
- the araA gene encoding L-arabinose isomerase gives MLKTLDLWFITGSQHLYGEETLRQVAAHSQQIVAELDSKLPVRVVYKPVLTTPDEIYNLLSQANVDPNCIGLVAWMHTFSPAKMWIRGLKQLQKPLLHLHTQFNRDIPWGQIDMDFMNLNQSAHGDREFGFMMSRMRLNRKVVVGHWQDTTVHEQLSAWARVAAGWHDWQGAKFVRFGDNMRQVAVTEGDKVEAELKFGYSVNTHGVGDLVFYVNNVPDSAVNELLADYETQYALADNLRKGGAMHESLRTAAKIEAGMRKFLEDGKFKGFTDTFEDLHGLAQLPGIATQRLMADGYGFGGEGDWKTAALVRAMKVMGTGLPGGNSFMEDYTYHFAPGNNLVLGAHMLEICPSIAEGSVRAEVHPLGIGGKADPVRLVFDCPAGPALNASIIDMGNRFRLLVNTVEAVKPEHELPNLPVARVLWKANPDLATAAAAWIYAGGAHHTGFSQNLSATYMEDFAEMAGIEYVLIDEHTRLLDLKNQLRWSEAYYR, from the coding sequence ATGCTCAAAACACTTGACCTTTGGTTTATTACGGGGAGTCAGCACCTATACGGCGAAGAAACGCTTCGGCAGGTAGCGGCCCATTCACAGCAGATTGTCGCGGAACTCGACAGTAAACTACCCGTGCGGGTGGTGTACAAGCCCGTGCTGACCACGCCCGACGAGATTTACAACCTGCTCAGCCAGGCCAACGTCGATCCAAACTGCATCGGATTGGTGGCCTGGATGCACACGTTTTCGCCCGCCAAAATGTGGATTCGGGGGCTGAAACAGCTACAGAAACCGCTCCTGCACCTGCACACGCAGTTTAACCGCGACATTCCCTGGGGCCAGATCGACATGGACTTTATGAACCTGAACCAGTCGGCCCACGGCGACCGGGAGTTTGGGTTTATGATGTCGCGGATGCGCCTGAACCGGAAGGTGGTGGTAGGCCACTGGCAGGACACGACCGTGCACGAGCAACTGAGCGCCTGGGCGCGGGTCGCGGCGGGCTGGCACGACTGGCAGGGTGCGAAATTCGTCCGCTTCGGCGATAACATGCGGCAGGTAGCCGTGACGGAAGGCGACAAGGTCGAGGCTGAACTGAAATTTGGCTATTCCGTCAACACGCACGGTGTGGGCGATCTGGTTTTCTACGTCAACAACGTACCTGACAGCGCCGTCAACGAACTCCTGGCCGATTACGAAACCCAGTACGCCTTGGCTGATAACCTGCGCAAAGGCGGCGCCATGCACGAGTCGCTGCGGACGGCCGCTAAAATCGAGGCGGGTATGCGGAAGTTTCTGGAAGACGGGAAGTTCAAAGGCTTTACCGATACGTTTGAAGACCTGCACGGTCTGGCGCAGCTGCCCGGTATCGCTACCCAGCGCCTGATGGCCGACGGGTACGGTTTCGGTGGCGAGGGCGACTGGAAAACGGCGGCGCTGGTGCGGGCTATGAAAGTGATGGGCACCGGCCTGCCCGGCGGCAACTCGTTCATGGAAGATTACACGTATCACTTCGCGCCGGGCAACAACCTTGTGCTGGGCGCGCACATGCTCGAAATCTGCCCCAGCATTGCCGAGGGCTCGGTTCGCGCTGAGGTACACCCATTGGGGATTGGTGGCAAGGCTGACCCCGTCCGGCTGGTATTCGACTGCCCGGCGGGTCCGGCGCTCAACGCGTCGATCATCGACATGGGCAACCGCTTCCGCCTGCTGGTCAATACGGTCGAAGCCGTCAAACCGGAGCACGAACTGCCCAATCTGCCGGTCGCGCGGGTGCTGTGGAAAGCCAATCCCGATCTGGCAACGGCCGCCGCCGCCTGGATCTACGCGGGTGGCGCGCACCATACCGGATTCAGCCAGAACCTGAGTGCCACCTACATGGAAGATTTTGCCGAAATGGCGGGTATCGAATACGTACTCATCGACGAACATACGCGCCTGCTCGATCTGAAGAATCAGCTTCGGTGGAGCGAGGCCTATTATCGGTAG
- a CDS encoding alpha/beta hydrolase family protein — protein sequence MAPILRLLLAGCLGSPLFVQAQPNAVRPDAVRSDLRQGAYFTEAEAAQRLTDTARTYPTRTAWEKRATLIRQGIRAGMNLPDKPAFAPLKPIRHSLRQLNGYTVENVAFESLPGYFVTGNLYRPVGFKGKRPVVLCPHGHSQTLEGRSLEAAQQRCATLARMGAVVFAIDMVGYGEATQCAHKLPTTQPLQTLNSIRALDFLLSLPEADAKRVGVTGESGGGTQTFLLTALDPRVTVSVPTVMVSAHFFGGCTCESGMPIHKRPTHETNNAEIAALAAPRPLLLISDGGDWTKNTPRVEYPYVQGVYRLYGAEDKVANVHLANEGHDYGPNKRAAAYRFLAKHMELELNRILSNGNPDETPNTLLSKDDLRVFTPEHPRPSQAVMGDEAVQALVQRHLVAGK from the coding sequence ATGGCTCCGATATTACGTTTATTACTAGCGGGCTGCCTGGGCAGCCCGCTTTTTGTTCAGGCCCAGCCTAACGCGGTCCGACCTGACGCGGTCCGATCCGACCTCCGGCAGGGGGCTTACTTCACCGAAGCCGAGGCGGCGCAACGCCTCACCGACACGGCGCGAACGTACCCAACACGGACAGCCTGGGAAAAACGGGCAACATTGATTCGGCAGGGGATTCGAGCGGGGATGAACCTGCCCGACAAACCGGCCTTTGCCCCGCTGAAGCCTATTCGCCACAGCCTGCGCCAGTTGAACGGCTATACGGTCGAGAATGTGGCGTTCGAGAGTCTGCCTGGTTATTTCGTGACGGGAAATCTGTATCGCCCCGTCGGTTTTAAGGGCAAACGCCCCGTGGTGCTTTGTCCGCATGGGCACTCACAAACCTTGGAAGGCCGTTCGCTGGAGGCGGCCCAACAGCGGTGCGCAACGCTGGCGCGCATGGGGGCGGTGGTCTTTGCCATTGATATGGTGGGGTATGGCGAGGCCACGCAATGCGCCCACAAACTCCCCACGACGCAGCCCCTGCAAACGCTCAACAGCATTCGGGCGCTCGATTTCCTGCTCAGCCTGCCCGAGGCCGACGCTAAACGGGTGGGCGTAACGGGCGAGTCGGGCGGGGGCACGCAGACGTTCCTGCTAACGGCCCTTGACCCGCGCGTTACGGTATCGGTACCGACGGTGATGGTATCGGCCCACTTTTTCGGCGGCTGCACCTGCGAGAGCGGTATGCCCATTCATAAACGCCCGACGCATGAAACCAACAACGCCGAAATTGCCGCCCTCGCCGCCCCGCGTCCGCTGCTGCTGATCTCGGATGGGGGTGACTGGACGAAAAACACGCCTAGGGTAGAATATCCCTACGTGCAGGGTGTGTACCGGCTCTACGGGGCTGAAGACAAGGTTGCCAACGTCCACCTCGCCAATGAAGGGCATGATTACGGCCCCAACAAACGCGCCGCCGCCTACCGCTTTCTGGCTAAACACATGGAGCTCGAACTTAACCGAATCCTTAGCAATGGTAACCCCGATGAAACGCCGAATACCCTGTTGTCCAAAGACGACCTGCGCGTGTTCACTCCCGAACACCCTCGACCGTCACAGGCCGTGATGGGCGATGAGGCCGTGCAAGCCCTGGTACAGCGGCATCTGGTTGCGGGTAAGTAG